The segment AACGATGTTGGTGTTTGCGGTGTTCTTGATTCCCTGGCTCGCTTTCGGCGCCTGGCGAAGCCTCGTTGATCTGCCCAACGCCCAACGGCATCTGCTGTTTGGGGTTCGACTTGTGCTAGGGATGCTATTGGTTTGTGCCATGGCAGGATTAGTTTGGTTGCGAACGACGAACCAACGGTTTGTTGTTGTCGCGATTGATCAAAGTCGTAGCGTTGGCGAGGAAGGCCAACAGTTGATTCGTGACTGGATTGCAAACGCCCAGGCGGCTGCGGGCGATGCTCGAGTCGTTTTTCTGCCCTTTGCAGCGACGCCGGGAAATGTGAGCGAGGACTTTTTAGCGGCGAACGACAGGGCCGGGATTCGCCCAGCGGGTTGGAGTGATTTGGCGTCGAATCTAGCTGCTGCTGTGGAGACTGCGAGGGCGGTTATTCCGCCGAATTATGTGCCCGAAGTGGTTCTCTTGTCGGACGGCAATCAAACCGTGGCCGATGTTCATCGCATTGCTTCGCTAGGCGAGATTCCAATATCGACCATTCCCTTGCCTGATCCCCGTGATCCGGAAGTGCAGCTGTCAGCGGTCGACGTGCCCACTCAAGTGCGGGAAGGTGAACCGTTTAATCTGGAAGTGGTGATTGATAGTACGCGGCAACAATCTGCCGAACTTAATCTCTTTCGCGATGATCTTAAGATTGATACGAAAACGGTTCGCTTGCAAATTGGCGAAAATCGATACTTGGTGCCGCAGCAAGTGGCGGGGCAAAGGAAAGTAGTCTACACCGTACGCGTTGGGGCGATTGAGGATACTTTCCTAAACAACAATCAAGCATCCGGGTCTGTTAACGCGACGGGAAAGCCACGAGTGTTGTTAATCGATAGCGATCCCGCGACAACAGACGTGCTGCGTTGGGCACTTGAAGAACAACAGATCCACGTTGATTTGCGCCCGCCCCAGGGGCTGCCCCAAAAACTTGATGCGCTCCAGACTTACGACGCGGTTCTGCTCTCTAACGTACCTGCGACGGAGATTTCACTGCGACAGATGCAGAATTTACGCAGCTATGTCTATGATTTTGGAGGTGGGCTGTTGGTTGTAGGAGGCGATCAGGCGTTTGGGCTCGGAGGTTATTATCGCACGCCACTTGAAGAAATGCTCCCCGTCCGCAGTGACTCCAAAAAGGATAAAGAAAAGCCTAGCTTGGCGATTGTTTTGATTATCGATCGATCAGGTTCGATGGCAAAGGATAAGCTGGAATTAGCTAAAGATGCTGCCCGCGGCGCGGTCGAATTGTTGGGGCCACGTGATCAGGTTGGTGTGATTGCTTTCGACAATAGCTCTCATTGGATCAGTGAATTGCATTCTGCATCTGACAAGGAATTTATCGTTAACCGCATTCGTACACTGGCGACAGGCGGTGGAACCAATATGTACCCGGCGTTGGCAGATGCATATCGGGCGTTGCAGACAGCGGTCGCAAAGCTGAAACACGTGATTATTCTGACGGACGGGATTTCAGCACCGGGAGATTTTGCCGGAGTGACTGCCGACATGGTCGCACAGCGCATCACTGTGTCCACCGTGGCAGTGGGGGACGGTGCCGATGAGAAAACTCTGCGAGATATTGCCGAAATCGGCAGCGGACGTTTCTATCTTTGTGATGATCCGCAAGCCGTGCCACAGATCTTTGCTAAAGAAACGGTGACAGCAAGTCGATCTGCCATCAACGAACTGCCTTTCCTGCCTCAACAGGCCCGCGTGACGCGAATTCTGGATGGCGTTGATCTCGAAAACTCGCCTCCACTGCTTGGTTTTGTTGCCACGCGAGCGAAACCGACGAGTGAGATTGTGCTGACGACGGAGGAGGGAGACCCTCTCTTGGCATGGTGGCGATATGGACTCGGTAAGACGATGGTCTTTACCTCGGATGCAAAAAGTCGTTGGGCATCCGAGTGGATGTCGTGGCCTGACTTTCCCGCCTTTTGGGCTCAGTTGACGCGAAGCGTGATGCGAAATCGCGACGTTCAGCAAGGCGAGTTGAATTTGAGGCAACTGGACGACGCGCTGGAGGTGACGCTGGACGTTGTTGATTCAAACGGGCAATTTCAAAATCAACTTGTTACGCAGTTAACTCTGGTGCGACCAGCTGATCAGGTTGAAAAAGAGACCTATGTCGTGCCGCAGACCGCACCAGGGCGATACTCAATTCGCATCCCGATAAAAGATGAGGGTGCTTATTTTGTTGATCTTACGCAAACTGAAAACAATCAAGTTGTACTTCAGACCTCACAAGGTTTTGATGTGGGCTACCCAGCCGAATTGCGACTGAAACCCACCGATTCCGACTTGTTACGGCGAGTTTCCGATGCCTCGGGGGGCCAGTTCAATCCCACGGCGGCCGAGTTTTTTCAGAAAACGATGCCGCCGGCTTCACGTGCGGAACCTTTGTGGCCCTGGTTGCTCTCGTTTTCACTGTTCTTGTTGGTGATTGACATTGCTTTACGTCGGACCGACCTTTCCAGCTGGGGATTAGGTCGATCGAAGCGGCCGGTTCGTTGAGTTGAGCATGTCATCCGTGTTAGAAATCTTGTAGGCTGAACGATCAGCAGTTCGTCGGAGTAGGCTATGCAACTCGTCGGAGTAGGCTATGCAACACAGTGAGTTGCACAAACGATTGCGCCCCATTCAAAAACGCATGCACCGTTTTGCGGTACTTCGATCTGCGATTCATGCGCTTTTGGTTGGGTCTGCGTTGGCATTGCTGCTTGCCGTTCTGAGACTCGCTGGCGTTCCGCTCCTAGTTTGGGTTGCATCCATCATTCCACTCTTGGTGGTGAGTGTTGGGATAGCTCTTGCCTTTCTTGAAAAACCATCCTGGATGAATGTGGCACGTGAAGTGGATCAGGTTTACGTGCTGAAAGATCGCGCTCTGACCGCGGTCTGCCTGACTGAAAAAAGTGATTTGGTTCCATTACAACAGTTGCAAATCGACGATGCGCTTCTCCATCTTCAAGCGGTTTCAGCAAATCGGGTTATTCCGCGAGTCATGCCCCAGGTGTTCCCTTTTGCCTGTCTGTTGTTGCTTACCGCTTGGCTACTGCTTACCTTGCCCTTTGCATCAGGCAAGGGCGACACGGGACCAAAATCCGTTCGCCCCGAATTGGTACGCTTGGCCGAAGAACTTGAGCTGGAATTGGTCGACCCTTTACGTCAGCTGTCTCAACCTGACCGAAAGAAGGATGCGGACAAGGAAGAAACCAAGTGGGATGCGAAAGAGCGAGAAACGTTGAACGATTTGACAGCCGACCTTGATCGGATGGTCAAGCAAATGAAGTTGCCTGGTGTTGACTCGCGAGAGGCGCTTGCCACGCTGTCCGAAATGCAAACTAGAATTGCTGATGCCCAAAAAGAATGGGATCTCTCACATCTCAATCCCAGCATGCAAGAATTGGGCCAGGCGCTACAGCAAGCGGATGCGATGAAAAGTGCCGGTAGGGCTCTCGAGGACCTGGACTATTTGGCGGCAGCGAATGATCTTAATCAGTTTGAACCTGAAAAGGTCACGTCTCGAGAAAAGGCCGAACTGTTCGGGGAACTTGCACAACTGGCGGATGATTTTCGTGACCAAGACCAAGCCAAGTTGGCGAAGCTTACCGACGAGTTGGCCAATTCTTCAAAAGCGGATGATGATTCGGCGGCTATCAACAACCTCGCCAAGCAAAAATCGTCCGCCTCAAGTCTGGCCGATTTCTCGAGACAATTGGCAGCGAGAAAAGCACTGCTGAGCAGTT is part of the Pirellulaceae bacterium genome and harbors:
- a CDS encoding FixH family protein; translation: MLDSLPLEFARPTMLVFAVFLIPWLAFGAWRSLVDLPNAQRHLLFGVRLVLGMLLVCAMAGLVWLRTTNQRFVVVAIDQSRSVGEEGQQLIRDWIANAQAAAGDARVVFLPFAATPGNVSEDFLAANDRAGIRPAGWSDLASNLAAAVETARAVIPPNYVPEVVLLSDGNQTVADVHRIASLGEIPISTIPLPDPRDPEVQLSAVDVPTQVREGEPFNLEVVIDSTRQQSAELNLFRDDLKIDTKTVRLQIGENRYLVPQQVAGQRKVVYTVRVGAIEDTFLNNNQASGSVNATGKPRVLLIDSDPATTDVLRWALEEQQIHVDLRPPQGLPQKLDALQTYDAVLLSNVPATEISLRQMQNLRSYVYDFGGGLLVVGGDQAFGLGGYYRTPLEEMLPVRSDSKKDKEKPSLAIVLIIDRSGSMAKDKLELAKDAARGAVELLGPRDQVGVIAFDNSSHWISELHSASDKEFIVNRIRTLATGGGTNMYPALADAYRALQTAVAKLKHVIILTDGISAPGDFAGVTADMVAQRITVSTVAVGDGADEKTLRDIAEIGSGRFYLCDDPQAVPQIFAKETVTASRSAINELPFLPQQARVTRILDGVDLENSPPLLGFVATRAKPTSEIVLTTEEGDPLLAWWRYGLGKTMVFTSDAKSRWASEWMSWPDFPAFWAQLTRSVMRNRDVQQGELNLRQLDDALEVTLDVVDSNGQFQNQLVTQLTLVRPADQVEKETYVVPQTAPGRYSIRIPIKDEGAYFVDLTQTENNQVVLQTSQGFDVGYPAELRLKPTDSDLLRRVSDASGGQFNPTAAEFFQKTMPPASRAEPLWPWLLSFSLFLLVIDIALRRTDLSSWGLGRSKRPVR